DNA from Asanoa sp. WMMD1127:
GCCTCGCGCCACGGCGACCCGGCGGCATGTGCTCGAAGTTGGTCGTGAAGACCAGCCGAGCGAAGAACAAGCGGTGGGCGGGGGTGACGACGCCGCGCAGCGGGCGCGGTGGCAGACCGTGCTCACCTTGCGCGATGACGTGGTGGACGCCGACGCGGCGCTGCTGCGGGAGGCGGACGTGGTGGTGCTTCAGGCGCTACGGCCGGAGGGGGCGGCGGCCGCGGCGGCGTCGCTCGGGCTGGCGGACGGCTCCACCGGCTGGCTCAGCCAGATGCCCGACGACGTGATCGCGGTCGTCAGTAGCGGCCGGCTGCAATGGGCGAGGATGGGGGTGACGCCGGCGGAGCGGTTCGCGATGGGGATGCGCACCGAATGACGTCAATGCGTCGCACGCCGTGAGCAGGGCGGAAAACTCATGGTGAGGGGGCGACTGGCGGCGATCTCCATGGCACTATGCCGCGCATGGGTTTCATGAAAGGCGTTCTTGTCAGGCTGCTCGCCACGGCGTTCGCGTTCTGGCTGGCGACCCTGATCATTCCCGGCATCACGCTGGACACGGACTCGACCGGTGAGGTGGTGCTTACCGTTCTGCTGGTCGCCGTGATCTTCGGTGTGGTCAACGCCGTGCTTCAGCCGATCATCAAGACGCTCGGGTGCGGGCTCTACATCCTGACGCTCGGCTTGATCGCCATCGTGGTGAACGCGCTGCTCTTCCTGTTGACCGGCTGGATCGCCGAGCAGGTGGACCTGCCGTTCGACGTCGAGAACTTCTGGCCCGCCGCCGTGCTCGGCGCGCTGTTCGTGAGCCTCGTCACCTGGGTGCTCGGCTTGATCTTCGACCGCGACTGAACCACCGCGCAAAAGCAGTGAAAGCGGTCCCTGGCGGGGCCGCAGGCACGACATTGGCCCGCGACCGCAGATCGGTCGCGGGCTAACGTCGGCTGCGTGGATACGACCACACGGGACGCCGCGCGCCCGACCACCGAACAGGGCAACCGCACCGACCCGGAAGCCACCCACAATGCCGCCGTGGCCAACACCGCGGGTGAGCAGACCCGGGACGGCTACCAGCTCTCGAGCGACCCCAAGCGGATCGACGTCGACCGGGTCTATGCCTGGCTGTCGACCGACAGCTACTGGGCCGCCAACCGCCCCCGGGACATCGTCGAGCGCTCCCTCGCCAACTCCCTCGTCCTGGGCATCTACCGCGACGACAACCAGGTCGCCTTCGCGCGCATCGTCACCGACCACGCCACCTTCGGCTGGCTCTGCGACGTCTACGTCGACCGCGACGAACGCGGCCACGGCCTCGGCACCTGGCTCG
Protein-coding regions in this window:
- a CDS encoding phage holin family protein, with the translated sequence MGFMKGVLVRLLATAFAFWLATLIIPGITLDTDSTGEVVLTVLLVAVIFGVVNAVLQPIIKTLGCGLYILTLGLIAIVVNALLFLLTGWIAEQVDLPFDVENFWPAAVLGALFVSLVTWVLGLIFDRD
- a CDS encoding GNAT family N-acetyltransferase; the encoded protein is MANTAGEQTRDGYQLSSDPKRIDVDRVYAWLSTDSYWAANRPRDIVERSLANSLVLGIYRDDNQVAFARIVTDHATFGWLCDVYVDRDERGHGLGTWLAEAARDLLEESGVLRIILATLDAHGVYEKAGFVPVARPDRWMEIDRRNTP